A window of Thermosynechococcus sp. NK55a contains these coding sequences:
- the psbA gene encoding photosystem II q(b) protein, producing the protein MTTVLQRRQTANLWERFCDWITSTENRLYIGWFGVIMIPTLLAATICFVIAFIAAPPVDIDGIREPVSGSLLYGNNIITASIVPSSNAIGLHLYPIWDAASLDEWLYNGGPYQLIVFHFLIGIFCYMGREWELSYRLGMRPWIPVAFSAPVAAATAVLLIYPIGQGSFSDGLMLGISGTFNFMIVFQAEHNILMHPFHQLGVAGVFGGALFAAMHGSLVTSSLIRETTETESTNYGYKFGQEEETYNIVAAHGYFGRLIFQYASFNNSRSLHFFLAAWPVVGIWFAALGISTMAFNLNGFNFNHSVVDAQGNVINTWADIINRANIGIEVMHERNAHNFPLDLASGESAPVAMIAPSIAA; encoded by the coding sequence ATGACTACAGTTCTGCAACGTCGTCAGACAGCGAATCTGTGGGAGCGTTTTTGTGATTGGATCACCAGCACAGAGAACCGCCTTTATATTGGCTGGTTTGGGGTGATCATGATCCCGACGCTTCTTGCCGCAACGATTTGCTTTGTCATTGCCTTTATTGCGGCGCCCCCTGTGGATATTGATGGCATCCGTGAGCCGGTTTCTGGCTCCTTGCTCTATGGCAACAACATCATTACCGCGTCAATAGTGCCCTCCTCTAATGCCATTGGGTTACACCTCTACCCAATCTGGGATGCCGCTTCCCTTGATGAGTGGCTCTACAATGGTGGGCCTTACCAACTGATTGTTTTCCACTTCCTCATCGGCATTTTCTGCTACATGGGTCGGGAGTGGGAACTCAGCTACCGCCTCGGGATGCGGCCTTGGATTCCTGTGGCCTTCTCTGCCCCTGTGGCAGCGGCAACGGCGGTGCTGTTGATCTACCCCATTGGTCAAGGCAGCTTTTCCGATGGACTGATGCTGGGGATTTCCGGTACGTTCAACTTCATGATTGTGTTCCAAGCTGAACACAATATCCTCATGCACCCCTTCCACCAACTGGGTGTGGCAGGTGTCTTTGGTGGTGCCTTGTTTGCCGCTATGCACGGTTCTCTGGTGACCTCCAGCTTGATCCGTGAAACCACGGAAACCGAATCCACCAACTATGGCTACAAATTTGGTCAAGAGGAAGAAACCTACAACATTGTGGCCGCTCACGGTTACTTTGGTCGGCTGATCTTCCAATACGCCAGCTTCAACAACAGCCGCTCCCTGCACTTCTTCCTCGCGGCTTGGCCAGTGGTGGGTATCTGGTTTGCTGCCCTGGGTATTAGCACGATGGCCTTTAATCTCAATGGTTTCAACTTCAACCACTCCGTTGTGGATGCGCAAGGCAACGTGATCAACACCTGGGCAGACATCATCAACCGCGCCAACATTGGTATTGAGGTGATGCATGAACGCAATGCCCACAACTTCCCCCTCGACTTGGCTAGCGGTGAATCGGCTCCTGTGGCGATGATTGCCCCGAGCATTGCAGCCTAA
- a CDS encoding ABC transporter ATP-binding protein: protein MRLAAVITTRLAIATTNLTKVYRSGHQETPVLQGINLQIEAGHIHLLMGPSGSGKTTLLSILAGILAPTSGQVVVLGQEITQLSKVALAKFRLQNIGFIFQSFNLFPALTALENVEIALNLKGIKGKKAKEQAAALLEAVGLGDRCDFVPANLSGGQKQRVAIARALAGEPKIIFADEPTASLDSQNGQQVIKILDKLAKQNDCTVLIVTHDPRITAIADRITKIEDGKISNS, encoded by the coding sequence ATGAGACTTGCCGCTGTGATCACGACTAGGCTGGCGATCGCCACCACCAATCTAACCAAGGTTTATCGTTCTGGTCATCAGGAGACCCCTGTTCTGCAGGGAATCAATCTACAAATCGAAGCCGGTCATATCCATCTGCTGATGGGACCTTCGGGGTCGGGGAAAACCACTCTGCTCTCGATTTTGGCCGGCATTCTTGCCCCCACCAGTGGTCAAGTGGTTGTCTTAGGCCAAGAGATAACCCAACTGTCCAAGGTCGCACTGGCAAAATTCCGCCTGCAAAATATTGGCTTTATCTTTCAGAGTTTTAATCTTTTCCCTGCCTTGACCGCACTGGAAAATGTTGAAATTGCCCTCAATCTTAAGGGCATTAAAGGCAAAAAAGCGAAGGAACAGGCAGCAGCGCTTCTCGAGGCAGTTGGCTTGGGCGATCGCTGCGACTTTGTGCCCGCCAACCTCTCCGGAGGACAAAAACAACGGGTTGCCATTGCCCGTGCCTTGGCCGGTGAGCCAAAGATCATTTTTGCCGATGAACCCACAGCCTCCCTTGATTCCCAAAATGGCCAACAGGTGATCAAGATTCTCGACAAGCTGGCCAAGCAAAACGACTGCACGGTATTGATTGTTACCCATGATCCCCGTATTACAGCTATTGCTGATCGCATCACCAAAATTGAGGATGGCAAAATCAGCAACAGTTAA
- a CDS encoding DUF3082 domain-containing protein, protein MTLLTSKTDPLRCLTGALIAGTLGILLYRLTGAIAYLLATHAVSPHNQLVYSLAVAVRTLVVGLCTLATGVFSIIALGLVALTLQLLWERWIQREQA, encoded by the coding sequence ATGACCCTTCTCACTTCCAAAACTGACCCATTGCGCTGCTTAACCGGCGCGTTAATTGCTGGTACCCTTGGGATTCTCCTCTATCGGCTCACAGGGGCGATCGCCTACCTCCTTGCTACCCATGCCGTCAGTCCTCACAATCAACTGGTTTATAGCTTGGCAGTTGCCGTGCGCACCCTCGTGGTCGGTTTGTGTACCCTGGCAACGGGTGTCTTTAGCATTATTGCGCTGGGGCTAGTGGCCCTGACGCTGCAACTCCTTTGGGAACGCTGGATACAACGGGAGCAAGCTTAA
- a CDS encoding aspartate kinase: MGLIVQKYGGTSVGSVERIQAVARRIKATVAAGHQVVVVVSAMGKTTDSLVQLAYAISDRPSQREMDMLLSTGEQVSIALLTMALHALGEPAISLTGAQVGIVTEPAHTRARILHIETQRLERHLKEGQVVVVAGFQGITAAADFEVTTLGRGGSDTSAVALAAALGADCCEIYTDVPGILTTDPRLVPKAQLMSEITCDEMLELASLGAKVLHPRAVEIARNYGVDLVVRSSWTDDPGTRVIAPSRPPRPVENLELGKPVDGVALDTDQAKVALLRVADRPGVAAQLFGELARQNLDVDLIIQSIHEGQTNDIAFTVQRRVLKQAEAIALAFYPRLSSRVEETDVLVDADIAKVSITGAGMIGRPGVAAQMFSALAAAGINLQMISTSEVNVSCTVAAADAGRAIAVLSQTFDVEAATTVPQETPAAPPVRGVALDPKQARIAIRDVPDRPGMAAAIFQTLADAAISVDMIIQSQRSRSLGGVMTRDIAFTVASADAERATELLREVQAQLGYGDILVDTAIAKVSIVGVGMIHRPGIAAQMFAALARENINIQMIATSEIRVSCVVAESEGVRALRAVHTAFGLDGETPVVVPDVGQ, encoded by the coding sequence ATGGGACTGATTGTACAAAAGTATGGCGGCACGTCCGTCGGTAGTGTCGAGCGCATTCAAGCGGTAGCCCGTAGGATCAAGGCAACTGTGGCAGCAGGACATCAGGTAGTGGTGGTGGTCTCGGCCATGGGCAAAACGACGGATAGCTTGGTGCAACTGGCCTATGCCATTAGCGATCGCCCCAGTCAGCGGGAAATGGATATGCTTCTTTCGACGGGGGAGCAAGTCTCGATCGCTCTATTGACAATGGCTCTCCATGCCTTGGGGGAACCCGCTATCTCCCTGACCGGCGCCCAAGTGGGAATTGTTACTGAACCGGCCCACACCCGTGCCCGCATTCTCCACATTGAGACCCAGCGCCTCGAACGGCACCTCAAAGAAGGACAAGTGGTGGTTGTGGCCGGTTTTCAGGGGATTACTGCTGCTGCCGATTTTGAAGTCACCACCCTTGGGCGTGGCGGGTCGGATACCTCAGCTGTGGCTTTGGCGGCTGCCCTAGGGGCGGATTGCTGTGAAATTTACACCGATGTCCCCGGCATTTTGACCACCGATCCCCGGCTAGTGCCCAAGGCTCAACTGATGAGCGAAATTACTTGCGATGAAATGCTGGAGTTGGCCAGCTTAGGGGCAAAGGTCTTGCACCCCCGCGCGGTGGAGATTGCCCGCAACTATGGTGTCGATTTGGTGGTGCGCTCCAGTTGGACGGATGATCCTGGTACTCGCGTTATTGCACCATCGCGGCCGCCGCGTCCCGTGGAAAACCTTGAATTGGGCAAGCCCGTGGATGGTGTAGCCCTTGACACAGATCAGGCAAAGGTGGCACTGCTGCGGGTGGCCGATCGCCCCGGTGTTGCGGCGCAGCTTTTTGGTGAACTGGCACGGCAAAACCTGGATGTGGATTTGATTATCCAATCTATCCATGAAGGGCAAACGAATGATATTGCCTTTACAGTGCAAAGGCGGGTTCTGAAGCAAGCCGAAGCCATTGCCCTGGCCTTTTATCCCCGCCTGAGTTCCCGGGTTGAAGAGACGGATGTGCTCGTGGATGCCGATATTGCCAAGGTGAGTATTACCGGCGCCGGCATGATTGGCCGACCGGGGGTGGCAGCTCAGATGTTCTCAGCCTTGGCGGCAGCGGGTATTAATCTGCAAATGATTTCCACCTCTGAAGTGAATGTCAGTTGTACAGTGGCCGCAGCGGATGCCGGTCGAGCCATTGCCGTCCTCTCCCAAACCTTTGATGTGGAAGCTGCCACCACTGTCCCTCAAGAGACTCCCGCTGCCCCACCGGTGCGGGGCGTTGCCCTTGATCCGAAGCAGGCGCGGATTGCCATTCGGGATGTGCCCGATCGCCCTGGCATGGCGGCAGCCATTTTCCAGACCCTTGCGGATGCGGCCATTAGTGTCGATATGATTATCCAATCCCAGCGATCGCGCTCCCTGGGGGGTGTGATGACCCGCGACATTGCCTTTACGGTCGCCTCTGCCGATGCCGAAAGAGCCACGGAACTGCTCAGAGAAGTTCAGGCCCAATTGGGCTACGGTGACATCCTCGTCGACACCGCGATCGCCAAAGTGAGCATTGTCGGTGTGGGGATGATCCACCGGCCGGGGATTGCTGCCCAAATGTTTGCTGCCCTTGCCCGTGAAAACATCAACATTCAAATGATTGCCACCTCAGAAATTCGCGTCAGTTGTGTCGTAGCAGAATCAGAGGGGGTGCGGGCGCTGCGGGCAGTGCATACGGCCTTTGGGCTGGATGGGGAGACACCTGTCGTCGTTCCCGATGTCGGTCAATAG
- the prmC gene encoding peptide chain release factor N(5)-glutamine methyltransferase codes for MSGEALQGWWHWAQAIIPASERESGLRELKQFLSAFTVLSPLEITLRRFPPQIHLKLPLAELQERWQRRWQERVPLQYLIGVAHWHDLELVVTPSVLIPRPETEELLEVVAATVPPWQQQGHWLDLGTGSGAIAIGLARFFPTALIHAVDCSPEALEVAQVNIQKYALGDRVRCYVGNWFDPIVPLQGQVQGIVSNPPYIPTSLVATLQPEVQYHEPFLALDGGTDGLQAIRQILETAPEYLQPQGWLFIELMATQGEAVAALAMATQAYERVEILRDLSGHDRFLLAQTP; via the coding sequence GTGAGTGGTGAGGCGCTCCAAGGATGGTGGCACTGGGCTCAGGCGATCATTCCCGCTTCTGAGCGCGAGAGTGGCCTGCGGGAGTTAAAACAATTTCTCAGTGCCTTTACAGTGCTGAGTCCCCTTGAAATCACACTGCGCCGATTCCCGCCCCAGATTCATCTGAAACTTCCCCTTGCAGAACTCCAAGAGCGCTGGCAACGCCGCTGGCAAGAGCGAGTCCCCCTGCAATATCTGATTGGTGTGGCTCACTGGCACGATCTCGAATTAGTCGTTACCCCCAGCGTGCTGATTCCTCGGCCAGAAACCGAGGAGTTACTTGAAGTAGTCGCGGCAACGGTACCCCCTTGGCAACAGCAGGGGCATTGGCTGGATTTGGGTACGGGGAGTGGCGCGATCGCCATTGGGTTGGCGCGGTTCTTTCCGACAGCGCTGATTCATGCCGTGGATTGTAGCCCTGAGGCCCTAGAGGTCGCGCAAGTTAATATTCAAAAGTACGCTTTGGGCGATCGCGTGCGGTGCTACGTCGGGAATTGGTTTGACCCCATTGTGCCACTGCAAGGGCAAGTGCAGGGGATTGTCAGTAATCCCCCCTATATTCCCACTAGCCTAGTGGCCACCCTCCAACCGGAGGTGCAGTACCATGAACCTTTCCTTGCCCTCGATGGCGGTACTGATGGCTTGCAGGCCATTCGTCAGATTCTTGAGACGGCGCCAGAGTATTTGCAACCCCAAGGCTGGCTCTTTATTGAATTGATGGCCACCCAAGGGGAAGCAGTGGCAGCGTTGGCAATGGCCACCCAAGCCTATGAACGGGTGGAAATCCTTCGAGATCTTAGTGGCCACGATCGCTTTTTGCTTGCTCAAACACCTTAG
- a CDS encoding TRC40/GET3/ArsA family transport-energizing ATPase: protein MRVILMTGKGGVGKTSVAAATGLRCAELGYKTLVLSTDPAHSLADSFDMELGHVPVPVAENLWGAELDALMELEDNWGAVKRYITQVLQARGLEGVQAEELAILPGMDEIFALVRMKRHYDEGQYDVLIIDSAPTGTALRLLSLPEVSGWYMRRFYKPLQRMSVALRPIVEPIFKPLVGFSLPDQEVMDAPYEFYEQIEALEKVLTDNTQTSVRLVTNPEKMVIKESLRAHAYLSLYNVATDLVVANRILPETVHDPFFTRWKETQQRYRQEIHDNFRPLPVKEVPLFAEELCGLAALHRLKETLYGDEDPAQVYYHEQTIRVVPSDGQYSLELYLPGVPKEKIELNKTADELNIRIGNHRRNMVLPQGLAALQPVGAKMEADYLKIRFASATSG, encoded by the coding sequence ATGCGCGTAATTTTAATGACTGGCAAAGGTGGCGTTGGTAAAACCTCAGTGGCGGCAGCAACGGGGCTACGCTGTGCCGAGTTGGGCTACAAAACCTTGGTGCTGAGTACCGATCCCGCCCACTCCCTTGCCGATAGTTTTGACATGGAACTGGGGCATGTGCCAGTGCCCGTTGCCGAAAATCTCTGGGGTGCCGAACTAGATGCCCTCATGGAACTGGAGGACAACTGGGGAGCCGTCAAGCGCTACATTACCCAAGTCTTGCAGGCGCGGGGGTTAGAAGGAGTTCAGGCGGAGGAATTGGCCATCTTGCCGGGGATGGATGAAATTTTTGCCCTTGTGCGTATGAAGCGCCACTACGACGAAGGTCAATACGATGTCCTCATTATTGACTCTGCCCCCACAGGCACGGCACTGCGGCTGTTGAGCCTGCCCGAGGTGAGCGGCTGGTATATGCGCCGCTTCTACAAACCCTTACAGCGGATGTCCGTGGCCTTGCGACCCATTGTGGAGCCAATTTTCAAGCCCTTGGTAGGGTTCTCTTTGCCCGATCAAGAGGTCATGGATGCACCCTATGAATTTTATGAGCAGATTGAAGCCCTTGAAAAAGTTCTCACCGACAACACGCAAACCTCCGTGCGCTTGGTAACCAATCCAGAAAAGATGGTGATCAAGGAATCCCTTCGTGCCCATGCCTATCTCAGCCTCTACAATGTGGCCACGGATTTAGTGGTGGCCAACCGCATTTTGCCGGAGACCGTGCATGATCCCTTCTTTACCCGCTGGAAAGAAACCCAGCAACGGTATCGCCAAGAGATTCACGACAATTTTCGCCCCCTGCCCGTCAAGGAAGTCCCCTTGTTTGCTGAGGAACTCTGTGGTTTAGCAGCACTGCATCGCCTGAAGGAGACCCTCTATGGCGATGAGGATCCAGCTCAGGTTTATTACCACGAGCAAACAATTCGGGTGGTGCCCAGCGATGGCCAGTACAGTCTTGAACTGTATCTACCGGGGGTCCCCAAGGAAAAAATTGAACTGAACAAGACGGCGGATGAGTTGAATATTCGCATTGGCAACCATCGTCGTAATATGGTGCTCCCCCAAGGATTGGCAGCGCTGCAACCGGTGGGCGCGAAAATGGAGGCGGACTACCTGAAAATCCGCTTTGCTAGTGCCACCAGTGGCTAA
- the purD gene encoding phosphoribosylamine--glycine ligase — protein sequence MKVVVVGSGGREHAIAWKLLDSHRVTQVYCLPGNGGTACLKRCENVAIEATDLTGISEFAKENNADLVVVGPEVPLAAGLGDRLQALKIPVFGPGQAGAQIEASKAWAKALMEAAQIPTAQAAVFDNYGAASRYVQAKGAPIVIKADGLAAGKGVTVAATEAEAIAALERIFGGEFGVAGQKVVIESVLEGQEVSVLAVTDGKTILPLLPAQDHKRIGEGDTGPNTGGMGVYAPVPWVTPELMRRIQRTILEPALGALQDRGIHYCGVLYAGLMVTPAGDPYVVEFNCRFGDPETQVVLPLLETPLIDVILACVEGRLASLGTLQWRNEVALCVVMAAGGYPGSYRKGDVIQGIPEAMAQGVLVFHAGTRWQEGQWYTNGGRVLNITALAPDFATAQAKAYGAVNVIEFADCYYRRDIGYRILESSAHRGEYRP from the coding sequence GTGAAGGTCGTTGTCGTTGGTAGTGGTGGTCGGGAGCACGCGATCGCTTGGAAATTACTCGATTCTCATCGCGTGACACAGGTTTACTGTTTACCAGGGAATGGGGGCACAGCCTGCTTAAAGCGGTGTGAAAATGTTGCCATTGAAGCCACCGACCTCACAGGCATTAGTGAATTTGCCAAAGAGAATAACGCTGATCTAGTCGTCGTTGGCCCAGAGGTACCCCTTGCAGCCGGTTTAGGCGATCGCCTACAGGCGCTCAAGATTCCGGTCTTTGGCCCTGGCCAAGCAGGGGCACAAATTGAAGCCAGTAAAGCCTGGGCAAAGGCGCTCATGGAGGCGGCTCAGATTCCTACGGCCCAGGCAGCAGTGTTTGACAATTATGGGGCGGCCTCCCGTTATGTTCAAGCCAAAGGGGCCCCCATTGTTATTAAGGCCGATGGTTTAGCAGCGGGTAAAGGAGTGACGGTAGCAGCTACAGAAGCAGAGGCGATCGCGGCCCTCGAGCGAATTTTTGGGGGCGAATTTGGTGTTGCTGGTCAAAAGGTGGTCATTGAATCAGTGCTGGAGGGGCAAGAGGTCTCCGTACTCGCCGTTACAGATGGCAAAACAATTCTGCCGCTGCTGCCTGCCCAAGACCATAAGCGCATTGGCGAAGGGGATACCGGTCCGAATACCGGGGGAATGGGAGTCTATGCCCCTGTACCTTGGGTAACACCAGAGCTAATGCGACGGATTCAAAGGACAATTCTCGAACCGGCCCTTGGGGCTTTACAGGATCGCGGCATCCACTACTGTGGGGTGCTCTATGCGGGTCTGATGGTGACGCCCGCAGGGGATCCCTACGTGGTGGAGTTTAACTGTCGCTTTGGTGATCCCGAAACCCAAGTGGTGCTGCCCCTTTTGGAAACCCCCTTGATTGATGTGATCCTAGCCTGTGTTGAGGGACGCTTAGCCAGTTTGGGAACCTTGCAATGGCGCAATGAAGTGGCGCTATGCGTTGTCATGGCAGCAGGAGGTTATCCGGGCAGTTACCGCAAGGGGGATGTGATTCAGGGGATTCCAGAAGCAATGGCCCAGGGAGTTCTGGTCTTCCATGCGGGTACCCGTTGGCAGGAGGGGCAGTGGTACACCAATGGTGGGCGGGTTCTCAACATCACTGCTTTGGCCCCTGACTTTGCCACGGCGCAAGCCAAGGCCTACGGGGCGGTCAATGTTATTGAATTTGCCGACTGCTACTATCGTCGTGACATTGGCTACCGTATTCTAGAATCATCGGCCCACAGAGGTGAATACCGTCCATGA
- a CDS encoding DMT family transporter yields the protein MSVNRPPYWQIALVLGGGVLAVSMAAVLVRWGMTGLPTHSLRTTVGLSIFLASGRLSLAALFLTPQLYAWPWLDLTRQNLRWAVAAGIALAAHFSLWFTSLHYTSVAASTMLVTTTPIWSALVGYLWQRQTLKFRAWVGLAIALGGSALIGTGELTSAVARNPLLGNGLAIAAAWAVSAYFICGQAAQKAGLSIHHYALVAYATAAVGLLPLPPLLGLAYTGWPLKLYGAIVLLALIPQLVGHTSLNWCLRWLSPTWVTLLVLAEPIAASLFALLLFGEVPTTAVIMGGTLVLAGLSVALWPSP from the coding sequence ATGTCGGTCAATAGGCCGCCCTACTGGCAAATTGCCCTTGTGCTCGGCGGGGGGGTGTTGGCGGTTTCTATGGCTGCTGTGCTGGTGCGCTGGGGTATGACTGGTTTACCTACCCATTCCCTAAGGACAACCGTAGGGTTGAGCATTTTCCTTGCCAGTGGTCGCCTGAGTTTGGCCGCCCTCTTTTTGACCCCGCAACTGTACGCTTGGCCATGGCTGGACCTGACTCGGCAAAATCTGCGTTGGGCGGTGGCTGCGGGGATTGCTCTTGCGGCACACTTTAGCCTTTGGTTCACTTCGCTGCACTACACATCGGTGGCGGCCTCGACGATGCTGGTGACGACCACCCCGATCTGGTCGGCGCTCGTGGGGTACCTTTGGCAGCGACAAACCCTTAAATTCCGTGCTTGGGTAGGCCTGGCGATCGCCCTTGGTGGCAGTGCCCTAATTGGCACGGGAGAACTGACGAGTGCTGTGGCAAGGAATCCCCTACTGGGAAATGGGCTAGCGATCGCTGCGGCCTGGGCGGTCAGTGCCTACTTTATTTGTGGTCAGGCTGCCCAAAAGGCCGGTCTGTCGATTCACCACTACGCCCTTGTTGCCTATGCCACTGCTGCGGTGGGGCTCCTACCCCTGCCGCCTCTCCTGGGCCTTGCCTACACAGGTTGGCCGCTAAAGCTCTATGGCGCTATTGTCCTACTGGCGTTGATTCCCCAGTTGGTGGGGCACACCAGTCTCAATTGGTGCCTGCGTTGGCTGTCCCCCACATGGGTAACCCTTCTAGTGTTGGCAGAACCAATTGCTGCGAGTCTCTTTGCTTTGCTGCTGTTTGGTGAAGTGCCGACAACGGCAGTGATCATGGGGGGCACTCTTGTGCTGGCGGGTTTAAGCGTGGCACTGTGGCCAAGTCCTTAG
- a CDS encoding DUF3493 domain-containing protein, producing the protein MAAQEPKQQVEVTQSTLRDRLRAEAAAPYRGLRRVFYAVFAASGLMGAFILGLKGLAGTAGDDWVWNLALQIGVVALMVALWRWDRG; encoded by the coding sequence ATGGCTGCTCAGGAACCCAAGCAACAGGTTGAAGTGACTCAGTCAACCCTGCGCGATCGCCTGCGAGCCGAGGCAGCAGCGCCCTATCGGGGACTACGGCGTGTTTTCTATGCCGTTTTTGCTGCCTCCGGCCTCATGGGTGCCTTTATCCTTGGCCTCAAGGGATTGGCGGGCACCGCAGGTGATGACTGGGTGTGGAATCTGGCATTACAAATCGGCGTGGTTGCCCTAATGGTTGCCCTCTGGCGTTGGGATCGCGGCTAA
- the psbA gene encoding photosystem II q(b) protein, translated as MTTTLQRRESANLWERFCNWVTSTDNRLYVGWFGVIMIPTLLAATICFVIAFIAAPPVDIDGIREPVSGSLLYGNNIITGAVVPSSNAIGLHFYPIWEAASLDEWLYNGGPYQLIIFHFLLGASCYMGRQWELSYRLGMRPWICVAYSAPLASAFAVFLIYPIGQGSFSDGMPLGISGTFNFMIVFQAEHNILMHPFHQLGVAGVFGGALFSAMHGSLVTSSLIRETTETESTNYGYKFGQEEETYNIVAAHGYFGRLIFQYASFNNSRALHFFLAAWPVVGVWFTALGISTMAFNLNGFNFNHSVIDAKGNVINTWADIINRANLGMEVMHERNAHNFPLDLASAESAPVAMIAPSLNG; from the coding sequence ATGACCACAACTCTCCAACGTCGCGAAAGCGCGAATTTGTGGGAGCGGTTTTGTAACTGGGTGACCAGCACCGATAACCGCCTCTATGTGGGCTGGTTTGGTGTGATCATGATCCCCACCCTATTGGCCGCAACCATCTGCTTTGTAATTGCCTTCATCGCTGCTCCCCCTGTAGACATCGATGGCATCCGTGAGCCTGTTTCTGGTTCTTTGCTCTATGGCAACAACATCATCACCGGTGCCGTTGTCCCCTCTAGCAACGCCATTGGCTTGCACTTCTACCCCATTTGGGAAGCTGCCTCCCTCGATGAGTGGCTCTACAACGGTGGCCCTTACCAACTCATCATCTTCCACTTCCTGCTAGGTGCCTCCTGCTACATGGGTCGCCAGTGGGAACTCAGCTACCGCCTTGGGATGCGGCCTTGGATCTGCGTGGCCTACTCTGCCCCCCTGGCCTCTGCCTTTGCGGTCTTCTTGATCTACCCCATTGGTCAAGGCAGCTTCTCTGACGGGATGCCCCTCGGTATCTCCGGTACCTTCAACTTTATGATCGTGTTCCAAGCGGAACACAACATCCTCATGCACCCCTTCCACCAACTGGGTGTGGCCGGTGTCTTTGGTGGTGCTCTGTTCTCCGCCATGCACGGTTCTCTGGTGACCTCCAGTTTGATCCGTGAAACAACCGAAACCGAATCCACCAACTACGGTTACAAATTTGGTCAAGAGGAAGAAACCTACAACATCGTGGCTGCCCACGGTTACTTTGGCCGGCTGATCTTCCAATACGCCAGCTTCAACAACAGCCGTGCACTGCACTTCTTCCTGGCGGCTTGGCCGGTGGTGGGTGTGTGGTTCACGGCGCTGGGTATCAGCACCATGGCCTTCAACCTCAACGGTTTCAACTTCAACCACTCGGTCATTGATGCCAAGGGCAACGTGATCAACACCTGGGCGGACATTATCAACCGTGCCAACTTGGGGATGGAAGTGATGCACGAGCGCAATGCTCACAACTTCCCCCTCGACTTGGCCAGCGCTGAGTCTGCTCCTGTGGCGATGATTGCTCCGAGCCTTAACGGCTAA
- a CDS encoding M23 family metallopeptidase, which produces MHWQRISLALSIALGTTVAVPQLSQPSQNTSAGTLRWSDASFPVENFQGYTSPFGYRRSPTGETTTEFHNGLDFAAPQGSYIRNWWTGQVIEVSDHTACGTLVRIQSGAWEHVYCHMMGQVEQTPQGRAIVDRAGGILILEGQRVPTGARIGRVGMTGRTTGPHLHWTLRYRGQLVNPAVVLQAMYGSQAQR; this is translated from the coding sequence ATGCATTGGCAGCGAATCAGTCTGGCACTCTCGATCGCCTTGGGTACCACGGTTGCAGTTCCCCAACTCAGTCAACCCTCCCAAAATACAAGTGCAGGGACACTCCGCTGGAGCGATGCTTCATTTCCTGTGGAAAATTTCCAAGGCTATACCTCTCCCTTCGGCTACCGGCGATCGCCCACAGGGGAAACCACAACCGAATTTCACAATGGCCTTGATTTTGCGGCACCCCAAGGCAGCTATATCCGCAATTGGTGGACCGGGCAGGTAATTGAAGTTTCCGATCACACTGCCTGTGGCACACTGGTACGGATTCAATCGGGGGCTTGGGAACACGTTTACTGCCACATGATGGGGCAGGTTGAGCAGACCCCCCAAGGACGAGCCATCGTCGATCGCGCGGGTGGCATTTTAATCCTAGAGGGGCAACGAGTACCTACGGGGGCACGTATTGGTCGAGTGGGCATGACGGGGCGCACCACCGGGCCCCACCTTCACTGGACGCTCCGCTACCGAGGGCAATTGGTCAATCCTGCCGTGGTTCTACAGGCCATGTATGGTAGCCAAGCTCAGCGGTAA